The Actinomycetota bacterium genome contains the following window.
TGCCCTGGACGAGCTCGACGCCCTCGCCGGTTTGACTACCGGGACGCTCTCGGCGAGCTGGGCCCGCTCGCCGGTGCTCACCAGCGTGCCCGTCGAGCTCGACGACCTCGCCTCGGCGACCGGCCCGGTCCACCGCTTTCGAGCCGAGGGCGCCCCCGGGGGGCAGCGCCGGGCGGCCGGCCTCCCGCCGTGGGGCGACCCGGACCAACCGCTCGTGTACGTCACGTTCGGGTCGGTCACCGGTGGACTGCCCCCCTTCGCCGGGCTCTTCCCGGCGGTGCTCGGCGTGCTGGCGGGCGAGCCCGTCCGGGCCCTGCTGACCACGGGCCACGGCGTCGACCCCGCGACCTTGGCGCCCGTGCCCCCCAACGTCCACGTGGAGCGGTGGTGGCCCCAAGACGACGTGCTCCTGGTGGCGGACGCGGTGGTGGGCCACGGTGGCTTCGGCACCACGATGGCGGCGTTGGGTGCGGGCCTGCCTCAGGTCGTGATGCCGCTGTTCGCCAGCGACCAGTTCGTCAACGCCGAGCGGGTGGCGGCCACCGGTGCCGGCGTCTGTCTCGACGGCGGGCTGGCGGCCGTCCCGGTACTGGCCGGAGCCGTGCGGGAGGTGCTCGAGGAGCCTGGCTACCGCGAAGCCGCCCAGAGGGTCGCCGCGGCCATGGCCGCCCTCCCGGGCCCGCTCTCGGCCGTAGCGTTCATCGTCGACCGGGTCACCTGACCACGTCGAGCGGCCGAACCGTCGCGGTCGAGGGGCGGGCGGCCACCCTCTGCCGCGCCTTGTCCGTGACCGGGGCGCCCGTCCCGGGCCGGCAGGCCGAGGGTCGCGCAGGGGCGGGCCAGGGGCGGGCCAGTGGCGGGCCAGTGGACCGCCGAAGCAGGCGGTCCCAACTGGACGGGGGTGCCAGGGAAGGTCACAAGTCCTGTTTTGGATCGTGATCGTCGGGGCGCCCGGCCGCGAGTGCGGGACCGGCGGCTTGCCTGGCGCCTCAGGCGCACCGGGTGGGGCGGTCAGTGCTGCCGTCGGGGCGCCCCGCCTGTTGGCCACGTGACCGATCGATGCGACAGACTCAGGTCGTGGCCACGATGGTTCGCTGCCCTGAGTGCCAGCGAAAGAACCAGGTCCCCGCGGGCGGCGGCAAGGCGCGTTGCGGCGCCTGTGGGGCTGCGCTGGGGCCCATCCGAGGTGGGGCGTTGGCGACCACCAACCCAGCAGAGGCCAGCCCGTCGGGGGCGGGCAGCCCCTGGGGCGGCGGTGGTCCTGGGGGACCGGGGAGCCCGTGGGGAGCCGGGGGTCCCCCTGGCCCGGCGAGCCCGTTTGGTCCCGGTGGCCTCAGCGGAGCCGGGGGACCTTGGGGCGGCGGCGGCGATGCGAGCGGTGCTCGTATGCGCCAGGCACGGCGCACCGGTCGTACCGCGAGCACCAGCATGGGCAGGCCGGGCGCACCGCGTCCGAGTGATCCACGCGCCGCCGTGGTGCAGGGCTGGAACGAGGTCCTCCATCTGGCGCCCGCGGACATGGGGTTGACTGCGGCCCTGGGAGAAGGGGGTGACGACCCCATCGCGTGGCTGAGCGAGGCTGCCGGCATCCCGCGTGCGGAGCTGGAGCGGGTCCGGCTGCTCCGCAACCGTGTCGCGTCGAACCAGCCGGTCGCCGATCGTGACCTATCCGGAGCACTGGAGACGATCGACCGGGTCATCGCACTGGTGGGCCGCATGGGCCTCCTGGAGTAACCCACTGGGGGACCGCCGTGGCGCCTCGGGAGGGTGGGAGAGCTGCGTCGAGCCGTGACATGTAAGCGGGCCCGGAGACCCGTGCAACCTGGTGGCGAGGTCCCTAGAGTGAGTTGACCTTCCACCTGAGTGAAGGGAGCAGCCACGGTGCAGGGCTGGCGGGGGAGGGAGCGTCCGATGACACTCGGTTCCCTGCTCACGGATGTCCTGGGGCCCGAGCCGCCGGTTGGCGTCGTGGCCTTCGACGGGACGCGCGTCGGCCCGGCTGACCCGGCTGTCACGATCGTCATCCGTAAGCCCGATGCGCTCCGCCGGATCGTCCAGGCACCGGGGGAGCTGGGGTTCGTCCGGGCCTACGTGGCGGGCGACCTGGAGATCGAAGGCGACATCTTCTCGTTGTTCCAGCTACGAGACCTTCTGGGGCCAGTGAGGCTGACACCGGCCCAGACCCTGCAGGCGGCGAGGATGCTGGGCCTTCGTGCCCTCCGGCCGCTGGTACCACCGCCCGAAGAGGCCCGGCTGGTGGGGCGCCGGTACACGCCGGCTCGCTCCCGCGCCGCCCTCGCCCACCATTACGACCTCCCCGACGAGTTCTTCGCCTTGTTCCTCGACCCCTCCATGGCCTACACGACCGCCATCTTCGAGAACGAGGAGGAGAGCCTCGAGCAGGCCCAGGCCAACAAGTTTGATCTCGTCTGTCGCAAGCTCGCCCTCGAGCCGGGCATGCGGCTCCTGGACATCGGCTGCGGCTGGGGGGCCATGCTGGTGCACGCGGCTAAGCACTATGGCGCCCACGCGGTGGGTGTCTCGCTGTCTCTCCGGCAGGTCGAGTGGGCCCGAAAGCGGGTGGCCGAGGAAGGGCTGAGCGGCCGCATCGACGTCCGGCACCTCGACTACCGCAAGGTCGACGACGGTCCCTACCAAGCCGTCAGCGCGATCGGGTCGTTCGAGCACATCGGGCTCCATGACGGCCAGTTCTTCCAGAAGGTCCACACCCTGCTGGCACCTCGGGGGAGGTTCGTCAACCACGCCATCAGCCAGCCCGCGGGCCGCAACGCCCCAGCCGCCCGGCGGGGGTTCATGCAACGGTACGTGTTCCCCGACAGCGAGATCCATGAGGTCGGGCACGTCGTCTCGGCCATGCAGGCCGCGGGCCTCGAAGTCCGACACGTTGAGTCGCTCCGTGAGCACTACTCCCTCACGTTGCGGCGCTGGGTGCGCAAGCTGGAGGAGAACTGGGATGCGGCTGTCGCCTTGGTCGGCCCAGGCCGAGCCCGGGTGTGGAGGCTCTACATGGCCGGCTTCGCCGTGAACTTCGATCGGGACGACTCCTCCCACCACCAAGTCCTCGCCGTGCGCCCGGACCCCACTGGCCCCAGCGGGATGCCTCTCCGGCCCACGTGGACATCCTGACCTGGGCCCGGAGGTAACCTCGCACATCGGGCCGGTCCTCCCCACACAGGTCCCGTCGGGTACATCGGGGATCAAGTAGCAGGCCAGGGGACGTAGCTCAGTTGGCTAGAGCACCTGCTTTGCAAGCAGGGGGTCGCCGGTTCGAGTCCGGTCGTCTCCACGGGTAAAAGTGCTGTTCAGGGGCCTGCGGAGTCCGTCTTGCGGAACGGCAGCGGCGGCTCAGGCCGCGACGAGGCCGCGAGAGATCCGGCGACGAGGCGAACGACCTCGACAGGTTCTACGTCATGATCCTGGAGTAGAAAGGGCACGTGTCGGACCCGGCGAGCCCCGCGGCCCAACCTGACCGGGCGTTGCTGTTCCAGCCCCTCGCTGACCACGGCCTCTTCATCCTGGTCGACCCCGACGCGCCGATGCCGTGGCCCCCTCCAGGACGCCACGGCGACCGACCTTGAGCTGCCCGTCGTCGTCAGCGATTCCGGCCTCGGGTTCGTTTCCGCGGGCCGGGATTTCTTCCCCTCGGTGGAGGTCCGGCTCCACATCCGCCGGCCAGCTCTGCCCATCGAGGGTTGGGACGCCTCTGGGGAGGCGGTCGTGACCGTGAGGAGCGGTGTCCTGTCGGTCCGCTCGCTCGCCGGGGACGTATCCGGGACCTTCGACGCGGAACCGGGGCTGTGGCACGTCGCCTGGCGCGTTCGAGGCCGGGACGAGGCCGCGGCCAGGACCCGCGACTTGGAGATGTTCTTCCACGGGGTCGAGCAGTGGGCGCTCGACCTCTGGCCAGCCGAGGGCTGATCCGGAAATGACTGGTGCTCCGTGAGCGCGTGGGCGCGCCGGACTCGGGTGCGGGGCGGAGCCAGGCCGGGACGAAGTCCCGGCCTGTCGCGTGTTCAGGCGGTGGGGGTCAGGGTGACGTGGGGCCCGAGGACCTCGACCTGGTGGACGAGGTTGCGGGTGCGGCGCTGGGTGTTGACGCTCGTCGAGTAGAAGTCCCCGCCGAGGTCGTGGAAGCCGGCTGTTGGGTCGGCATGGACGTGCGAGACGATCACCAGGATGGAGCGGGCCACGGCGACGAGGCCAGGTCCCGCCTTCGGCGTTGGCCAGGGCGATCTCGGTGATGGCGAGGCCGCCCGGCTGCTCCCGCGCACTCTTGCGGCCTAACCACTGGTCCTCCGCTAGGGCCGCCAGCGATGAACCCACCCTGTCGGGAGGCTCACGTAGCGCCGAGTCTACGGAAGGTCGAGGCACCGATCTACTAGAAACTCTTGTCAGTAGCTTGTAGTGCGACGGTCATTACGACGACCTCGTCGCTGCGGCCCACAGGGTTCTGTGGTTGGAGGGCAGCTGATCTCCGTGGCCGGCCGGCCGGGCATTCAAGGGCGGCTGTTTTCGGCCGGTGAGCCCTGTTCGGCCGAGATCGGGCAGTATTCGGGGTATGACGAGCCTGGTGGTCCTTGATCACGGCGCGCCGGTGGCGATCACCTTCGACGACATCCTCAAGTACCACGGGCGGGCGTCGGTCGCCGGCGTGGCCCATGCGTTCAAGGCCATGGAGCGAGCCTTCCCGTTGCTGTCAGGTGACCAGCCGCCCGAGCGTTATGACCTCACCGTCGAGAGCGGGTTCCCCGGCGACGGGGCGCGCGACGCCTTCGAGATGGTCACCCGGGCGGTCACGGGCGAGCGCTACCGGCTGGCCACCGACCTGACGGCAGCCGCGGCCCCGGCGGCCCCCGGCGGCCACTTCTTCTTCCGGCTCGGCTATCGGGGAACGGTCGCGGAACTGGTCCTGCGGCCGGGCCACGTGCCCGAGGACTTTCTCGACCTCGCGTGCCGCCCGGCCCCCACACCGTCCGAGGCAGCCCGCGCCAGCCGGCTCAAGGAGGAGATGGCCGAACGGCTGTTGAGCCTGCCGGCGGCCGAGGTCTACGACGCGGGAGTGCGCTGAGCCGGACGGCGAGGTGTGCCCGCGTCGAGCGCACCGGTCAGCCGGCAACGGCGCCGGGGCGCAGATCCAGGTCGTGACGCACTAGCCGAGGAAGCGTCAGAAACGGGCAAGAGCCCCTTCACGGGCCCGGAACAGGCGCGAACCGGGGCGGAAACGGTCGGTTCCTATGGTCGGCGCGAACCGACTCAAGGAGAACGACTTTGCGTACCAAACGGGTGCGGCTCGGGCTGGCACTGTTCACGGCTCTGGCTTTGGCGACGGCAGCGTGCGGGGACAGGGCCGGGGAGACCACCGCCAGCGGCGGTCAGGGCAGCGCCAGTAGCGGCGACACCATCAAGGTCGGCATCCTGCACTCGTTGAGCGGGACGATGGCGATAAGCGAGGTAGCGGTCAAGGACGCCGAACTACTTGCCATCGAGGAGATCAACGCCGCCGGCGGCGTGTTGGGCAAGCAGCTCGTCCCGGTAATCGAGGACGGGGCGTCGGACTGGCCAACCTTCGCCGAGAAGGCCCAGAAGCTCATCTCCGTCGACAAGGTGGCGACCGTGTTCGGAGGGTGGACCTCGGCCAGCCGCAAGGCGATGCTGCCCGTCTTCGAACGCAACAAGGCGCTTCTTTGGTACCCCGTGCAGTACGAGGGGCTGGAGAGCTCGCCCTACATCTTCTACACGGGTGCCACCACCAACCAGCAGATCATCCCCGGCCTCGACTACCTCAAGAGCCAAGGCAAGACCAAGATCTTCCTGGTGGGGAGCGACTACGTGTTCCCCCGCACCGCCAACAAGGTGATCCGTGCCTACGCGGCCGCCAACGGCATGGAGATCCTGGGCGAGGAGTACACGCCGCTGGGCCACACCGAGTACTCGACGGTGATCAACAAGCTCCGGGCCGCCAACCCCCAGGCGGTGTTCAACACCCTGAACGGCGACAGCAACGTGGCCTTCTTCAAGCAGATGAAGGACGCCCAGATCAGCTCGACGGCCATGCCTGTGCTGTCGGTGAGCGTGGCCGAGGAAGAGGTGAAGGGCATCGGCCCCGCCAACGTCGCCGGTCACCTCACGGCCTGGAACTACTACCAGACGACCAGCAACCCGGCCAATACCGCCTTCGTCGAAGCCTACAAGAAGAAGTTCGGGGCCAACCGGGTCACTGCCGACCCCATCGAGGCGGGCTACATCCAGGTCTACCTCTGGAAGATGGCGGTCGAGAAAGCGGGCACGACCGAGGTCGAGGCAGTGAGGGCGGCCGCCGGGGGGACGACGTTCGACGCTCCCGAGGGCACGGTCACCATCGACGGTGAGACCCAGCACATCTACAAGACGGCTCGCATCGGTGTCATCGAGGCCGACGGGCTCATCAGGGAGGTCTGGAACTCGGGCCAACCCATCAAGCCCGATCCTTACCTCAAGACCTACCCCTGGGCCGTCGGGCTCTCCTGACGGCTCAAGGCTGACCGTCCCCTTGGACATCTACGTCTCCCAGCTCTTCACCGGCCTCAGCGTCGGCTCGGTGCTGCTGCTCATCGCCCTCGGTCTCACGTTCACCTTCGGGCAGATGGGTGTCATCAACCTGGCCCATGGCGAGCTGATCATGGCGGGGGCCTACACCGCCTACGTAATCGGTGAAGGGCTGGGAGCCGTGTCCTTGCTGGTGGCCCTGCCGGCAGCCTTCGTGCTGGCCGGGACCATGGGCCTCGTGCTCGAACGGGTACTCGTCCGGCGCCTGTACGGGCGCCCGCTTGACACGCTGCTGGTCACCTGGGGGGTCAGCCTCGTGCTCCAGCAGGTGGCCCGTGACATCTTCGGGGCTCCCAACGTGAACGTGACCAAACCCTCGTGGCTCGATGGAGGGTTGGCGGCGTTCGGCACGACGCTGCCCTATACCCGCCTGTTCATAATCGCCCTGGTCGCGGCCGCAGTGAGCGGGATATGGATCTACCAGGCCCGCTCGACCCAGGGCCGCCGCATGCGGGCGGTGGTGCAGAACCGCCAGTTGGCGGCCTGTACGGGCATCAACACCGGGCGGGTCGACCAGCGAACGTTCTTCATCGGCTCCGGACTGGCCGGGGCGGCCGGCGTCGCCTTGACCCTGCTCGGGCCCATCGGGCCTTCCCTCGGCACCAACTACATAGTCGACGCCTTCCTGGTGGTGGTGGCCGGCGGCCTCGGCCAGATCCGGGGCGCGGTCTTGGCCGCCATCGGTCTCGGCGTGTTGGCTGCCTTCGTCGAGTTCCAGACCCAGGCGAGCCTGGCCAAGGTGGCCGTGTTCGTAGCCGTCGTCGCGCTCTTGCAGTTCCGGCCCCAGGGCCTGGTCGCCCTCCGGTCCCGGGCGCTGACGTGAGGGACCGGCTCAAGTTCAACCGCAACCGGCTCGCCTGGTTCCTGGGTGTCGGGTTCGTCTTGCTGGTGGCGGCCCCGGCGTTGATGTCGGACTTCCGCCTGAGCCTGCTGGCCAAGTACCTCTGCTTCGCCATCGTCGCCATCGGCGTGGACCTGGCCTGGGGCTACGGAGGGATGCTGACCCTCGGCCAAGGCCTCTTCTTTGGGATCGGTGGGTACTCGATGGGCATGTTCCTGAAGCTGGCCGAGGCCGGTCCCGACGGGTTGCCCGACTTCATGGTCTACAACGGTCTGACCGAGGTACCCGGCTTGTGGAAGCCCTTCGCCAACGCCTGGGTGGCCCTCCCGGCGGCCGTCCTGCTGCCCATGGGGCTGGCCGCGGGATTGGGTGCCCTCGTCTTCCGAAAGCGCATCCGAGGCCCGTACTTCGCCATCCTGACCCAGGCCCTGGCCGCCGCCTTCGTGATCCTGCTCATCGGCCAGCAGGGTTACACGGCCGGTACCAACGGCCTGACCAACATCCGCACGCTCTTCGGCTACGACCTGAACGACCCCACCAACCAGCGTCTGCTCTACCTGGTCGTGGCGATCTGCCTGGGGGCCGTCTTTCTGATCGCCCGCCAGCTCGTGGCCAGCCGCTACGGGCGCCTGCTGGTGGCGTGCCGCGACGCCGAGGACCGGGTGCGGTTCCTCGGCTACAGCCCGACCAAGGTCAAGGTGCTGGCCTTCACCGTGTCCGCCGGCATGGCCGGCCTGGCCGGCGCCCTGTTCGTGCCCGTAGTCGGGATCATGTCTCCGGCCCTCTTGGGGATCGTCCCCTCCCTGGAGCTGGTGATCGGCGTGGCTCTCGGGGGCCGGGCGACGTTGGTCGGCGCGGCCGTGGGCACTGTCCTGGTCGGCTACGCCAAGACGGGCTTGTCGGAGAACTACCCCTCGGGCTGGCTCTACCTGCAGGGGGCACTGTTCATCACCGTCGTGGCCTTCGCCCCCAAGGGCCTGGCCGGCTTGGCCGAGGCCCTCAAGGTCAAGCGCCGGCGGGTCACCGTGAAGGGCACGGTGGTCGGCTCGGCCACAGCCCCCAGCGAGCCCGCCCCCACCCTGGAGCCGGCCAAGTGAGCGCCGGGCCGAACGGCACAGCCCGGGGAGTGCTGGAGGTCCGCCGCCTGTCGGTGGTGTTCGACGGGTTCAAGGCCATCGACGGTCTCGACCTGACCGTCGACGAGGGCGAGGTGCGTTTCGTCATCGGGCCCAACGGGGCAGGCAAGACCACCCTGATCGACGTCATCACGGGGATGACCAGGCCCCAGTCGGGAACGGTCCGATTCGACGGGCAGAGCCTTCTCGGCAAGGCCGAGTTCGACATCGTGGCCATGGGCGTCGGGAGGACCTTCCAGACGCCGTCGGTGTTCGAGCAGCTCAGCGTGCTGGAGAACCTCGACCTGGCCGCCAGCTTCCGGCGACCGCTGCGCCAACTGCTGCGCAGGCGCAGGGGCGTCCAGCCCGAGGTTGCCTCTGCCCTGGAGACGGTCGGGCTGGCCGGCCGGGCCGAGGCCCCGGCCGGTGTGCTCTCCCACGGCCAGAAGCAGTGGTTGGAGATCGGGATGCTGCTGGTCCAGGGGCCCAAGCTGCTGCTGCTCGACGAGCCGGTGGCGGGCATGAGCAAGGACGAGCGCTCGCGTACGGGCGAGCTCCTACACGAGATCGCCCGGACCCGCACGGTCATCGTGGTCGAACATGACATGGAGTTCCTGCGCCGGTTCGCGAGCCGTGTGACGGTCATGCACGAGGGCCGGGTGTTGTGCGAGGGCACGGTCGCCGAGGTGCAGGCCGACCCCCACGTCCAGGCTGTCTACCTCGGTCGTAGCCGCGACACCCGGACGGGAGCGGACCTCTGATGCTCTCGGTGGAGGGGTTGGATGTCGCCTACGGTCGCAGCCAGGTGCTGTTCGGTGTGTCGCTGGAAGTGCCTGACGGCGGGCTGCTGTGCGTGATGGGCCGTAACGGCGTGGGCAAGTCGACGCTGCTCAACTCCATCATGGGGGTGCTGAAGCCCAGCCGCGGGCGGGTCCTGTGGGACGGTACCGACCTCGCCGGCCAGCGCCCCGACCACCGGGTGGGCCTCGGGCTCGGCTACGTGCCCCAAGGCCACCCCGTCTTCCCCCAGCTCACGGTGGCCGAGAACCTGGCCATCGCGGCCGACGCCCCCGGCGGCCGCCGGGGCGGAGGCGGGCCGGCGGGGGCGACCGCCGACGCCCTCGACCTGTTCCCCCGGCTCAAGCCCCTCCTGAGCCGGCGAGCAGGCTTCCTCTCGGGTGGCCAGGCCCAGCAACTGGCCTTCGCCCGTGCCCTCGTCACCCGCCCGAGGCTGCTCCTGCTGGACGAACCCACCGAAGGCATCCAGCCGTCGATCATCCTCGAGATCGAAGACGCCATCGCTCAGCTGCACGCCAGCACCGGGATGGGCATCGTGCTGGTCGAGCAGTACGTCGAGTTCGCCCTCCGGCTGGCCGATCGCTACGTCGTGCTCGATGCCGGTGAGGTCGTCGCCTCGGGTGAGGCGGCCAGCCTGGAGGAGGAGGCCGTCCGTCGCCTCCTGGCGGTCTGACGGCGGCGCGATGAGGCTCACCCCCCACGAGCAGGAACGCCTACTCGTCCACGTGGCCGCCGGCCTGGCCAGGGAACGGCAGGGCCGAGGCCTTCGGTTGAACCACCCCGAAGCGGTGGCCGTCCTGAGCTCCTTCGTCCTCGAGGGGGCGCGCGACGGGAGGTCGGTCGCTGACCTCATGGAGGCCGGGCGGTCCGTGCTGACCGTCGATGACGTGATGGAGGGTGTCCCGGAGATGGTCGGGGAGGTCCAGGTGGAGGCGACGTTCCCCGACGGGACCAAGCTGGTCACCCTGCACCAGCCCATCGGGTGAGGCCCGGTGAGGTGGTCCATGGGGAGGGGCCCGTCATCATCAACGGCGGGAAGCCGGTAACGACGGTCGTGGTCCTGAACACCGGTGACCGCCCTGTCCAGGTTGGTTCCCACTACCACTTCGCCGAGTCCAACCCCTCGCTGGCCTTCGACCGGGCCCTGGCCTGGGGTCAGCGGCTGGCGGTGCCCGCGGGGACGTCGGTCCGCTTCGAGCCGGGCCTCGACCAAGAGGTCGGGCTCGTCCCGATCGGAGGGGACCGGCTCGTGCCGGGGTTGCGTTCGAAGCCCTCGGCTGAGCTCGGGCCTGCCCGGGCGCCCTCGTGAGCGAGCTGTCGCGGGAGCGCTACGCCCAGCTCTACGGGCCCACCGTCGGCGACCGGGTCCGGCTCGCCGACACCGACCTGTTCATCGAGATAGAGCAGGACCGGTGCGCGGGCGGCGACGAGGCTGTCTTCGGTGGCGGCAAGGTGATACGAGAGTCGATGGGCCAAGGGCGGGCGACCCGGGCCCAAGGGGCGCCCGACACGGTCATCACCGGGGCGGTGGTGCTCGATCACTGGGGGGTGGTGAAGGCCGACGTCGGCATACGCGAAGGCCGGGTGGTGGCCCTCGGCAAGGCCGGGAACCCCGACACCATGGACGGGGTCGACCCGGCCCTCGTCATCGGGCCGTCGACCGAGGTCATCTCCGGCAACGGCCGCATCCTGACAGCCGGCGCGGTCGATTGCCACGTCCACTTCGTCTGCCCCCAGGTCATCGAGGAAGCACTGGCCTCGGGGGTGACCACGCTCGTCGGTGGCGGGACGGGGCCGGCCGAGGGGACCAAGGCCACCACCGTGACGCCGGGCTCCTGGCACCTGGCCCGCATGCTGGAGGCCCTGGACCCGTGGCCGGTCAACGTGGTCCTTCTCGGCAAGGGCAACACGACTTCGGCGGAGGGAATGTGGGAGCAGCTACGGGCGGGTGCGGCCGGCTTCAAGCTGCACGAGGACTGGGGGTCGACCCCCGCGGCCATCGACGCCTGCCTGTCGGTGGCGGACGCCGCCGGAGTGCAGGTCGCCCTCCACAGCGACACCCTCAACGAGGCGGGGTTCGTGGAGTCGACCCTGGCGGCCATCGCCGGGCGGGCGATCCACGCCTACCACACCGAGGGTGCGGGCGGGGGGCACGCGCCCGACATCATCACGGTGGCGTCGCACCCCAACGTCCTGCCGTCGTCGACCAACCCGACCCGCCCCCACACCGTCAACACGATCGACGAGCACCTCGACATGCTCATGGTCTGCCACCACCTCAACCCTTCGGTCCCCGAGGACCTGGCCTTCGCCGAGAGCCGCATCCGCCCCTCGACGATCGCCGCCGAGGACGTGCTCCACGACATGGGGGCCATCTCCATGATCGGCTCCGACTCCCAGGCCATGGGCCGCATCGGCGAGGTCGTGGTCCGCACCTGGCAGACGGCCCATGTAATGAAGCGCCGGCGTGGTGCGCTGGAGGGCGATCCGAAGGGATCGGACAACCGGCGTGCCCGTCGCTACGTGGCCAAGTACACGATCTGCCCGGCGGTGGCCCATGGCCTCGACGCCGAGCTCGGTTCGGTGGAGGTGGGCAAGCTGGCCGACCTCGTGTTGTGGGAACCGGCCTTCTTCGGGGTGCGGCCTCACGTCGTCGTGAAGGGGGGCATGATCGCTTGGGCGGCCATGGGTGACGCCAACGCCTCCATCCCCACGCCCCAACCCGTGCTGGCCCGGCCCATGTTCGGGGCATCTCCGCTGGCCGCCGCGGCCACCAGCTTGGCCTTCGTGGCCCCGGCTGCCCTCGAAGCGGGATTGGCCGAGCGGCTGGCCGTACGGCGCTCCCTGGTGGCGGTGACCGACGTCCGGAGGCGTACCAAGGCCGACCTCCCCGAGAACGCCACGTTGCCCGAGATCACTGTCGAACCGGACACGTTCACCGTCCGGATCGACGGTGAGGCCGTCGAACCGGAGCCCGCCACCGAGCTCCCGATGGCCCAGCGGTACTTCCTCTTTTGAGCGCGCTCGTCCTGCTCCTGGCCGACGGGCGGTTCCCTTCGGGGGGCTACTCCCACTCGGGGGGCGTCGAGGGGGCCGTGGCCGGGGGGCGCCTGGCCGACGTCGACGAGCTCGGCCCGTTCCTCGTGGGGCGGCTGGCCACTGCCGGGCGGGTTTCCGCCGCCTTGGCCGCTGCGGCCTGCGGGGGAGGGCACGGCCTCGACCTGCTCGACCGGGAGGCGTCCGCCCGCATGGCCTCGCCTGCTCTGCGGGCGGCGTCCAGGGCCCAGGGCCGCCACCTGCTCCGTGCGGGGGCCGCCGTGCTGGGTCGGCGGTTGCCGACTGGCGACGCCCACCACGCGGTGGCCATGGGGATCGTGGGCCGGGCCGCGGGGGCCTCCGTGATGGAGGTGGCCCGCTGGGCGGCCTACGAGTCGGTGGCCGGTCCGGCGGCCGCCGCCCTCCGGCTGCTGGGCCTCGACCCGTTCGCCACGTGGGCTCTCGTCGCCAGCCTCGACCGGCAGGTCGAGGCGGTTGCGGCCGAGTCGGCGGCCGCCGCGTCCGGCCCCCTCGACCGCCTGCCCGCGGCGTCGGCCCCGTGGCTCGACATCGGTGCTCAGCACCACGCTTCCCAGGAGGTGCGTCTGTTTGCTTCGTGAACGTCCGGTGCGTATCGGTGTCGGCGGCCCAGTGGGGACGGGGAAGACCGCGCTGGTCGCCGCCCTGTGCCGGGCCCTGGGGCCCGAGATCGAACTGGCGGTTGTCACCAACGACATCTACACCGACGAAGACGCCGAGTTCCTGCGCCGAGCGGGGGTGCTCGACACGGCCCGCATCATCGCGGTGCAGACGGGTTGCTGCCCGCACACCGCGATCCGCGACGACATCTCCGCCAACCTCGCGGCCGTCGAGGAGCTCGAGGCCCGGTTCGCCCCTCTCGACCTCGTGCTCGTGGAGAGCGGGGGCGACAACCTCACGGCCACGTTCAGCTCCGGTTTGGTCGACTTCCAGGTTTTCGTGCTCGACGTGGCCGGCGGGGACAAGGTGCCCCGCAAGGGCGGCCCGGGGGTGACCAAGTCCGACCTTCTCGTGGTCAACAAGACCGACTTGGCTCCCTTGGTCGGCGCCGATCTGGCG
Protein-coding sequences here:
- a CDS encoding urease subunit alpha; the encoded protein is MSELSRERYAQLYGPTVGDRVRLADTDLFIEIEQDRCAGGDEAVFGGGKVIRESMGQGRATRAQGAPDTVITGAVVLDHWGVVKADVGIREGRVVALGKAGNPDTMDGVDPALVIGPSTEVISGNGRILTAGAVDCHVHFVCPQVIEEALASGVTTLVGGGTGPAEGTKATTVTPGSWHLARMLEALDPWPVNVVLLGKGNTTSAEGMWEQLRAGAAGFKLHEDWGSTPAAIDACLSVADAAGVQVALHSDTLNEAGFVESTLAAIAGRAIHAYHTEGAGGGHAPDIITVASHPNVLPSSTNPTRPHTVNTIDEHLDMLMVCHHLNPSVPEDLAFAESRIRPSTIAAEDVLHDMGAISMIGSDSQAMGRIGEVVVRTWQTAHVMKRRRGALEGDPKGSDNRRARRYVAKYTICPAVAHGLDAELGSVEVGKLADLVLWEPAFFGVRPHVVVKGGMIAWAAMGDANASIPTPQPVLARPMFGASPLAAAATSLAFVAPAALEAGLAERLAVRRSLVAVTDVRRRTKADLPENATLPEITVEPDTFTVRIDGEAVEPEPATELPMAQRYFLF
- a CDS encoding urease subunit gamma gives rise to the protein MRLTPHEQERLLVHVAAGLARERQGRGLRLNHPEAVAVLSSFVLEGARDGRSVADLMEAGRSVLTVDDVMEGVPEMVGEVQVEATFPDGTKLVTLHQPIG
- the urtE gene encoding urea ABC transporter ATP-binding subunit UrtE → MLSVEGLDVAYGRSQVLFGVSLEVPDGGLLCVMGRNGVGKSTLLNSIMGVLKPSRGRVLWDGTDLAGQRPDHRVGLGLGYVPQGHPVFPQLTVAENLAIAADAPGGRRGGGGPAGATADALDLFPRLKPLLSRRAGFLSGGQAQQLAFARALVTRPRLLLLDEPTEGIQPSIILEIEDAIAQLHASTGMGIVLVEQYVEFALRLADRYVVLDAGEVVASGEAASLEEEAVRRLLAV
- a CDS encoding urease subunit beta, with product MRPGEVVHGEGPVIINGGKPVTTVVVLNTGDRPVQVGSHYHFAESNPSLAFDRALAWGQRLAVPAGTSVRFEPGLDQEVGLVPIGGDRLVPGLRSKPSAELGPARAPS
- the ureG gene encoding urease accessory protein UreG, with the translated sequence MLSTTLPRRCVCLLRERPVRIGVGGPVGTGKTALVAALCRALGPEIELAVVTNDIYTDEDAEFLRRAGVLDTARIIAVQTGCCPHTAIRDDISANLAAVEELEARFAPLDLVLVESGGDNLTATFSSGLVDFQVFVLDVAGGDKVPRKGGPGVTKSDLLVVNKTDLAPLVGADLAVMARDAAAKRGERPVVFCSLVDDPSALAVSAWVRDRLGAAAVAAPG
- a CDS encoding urease accessory UreF family protein, whose amino-acid sequence is MSALVLLLADGRFPSGGYSHSGGVEGAVAGGRLADVDELGPFLVGRLATAGRVSAALAAAACGGGHGLDLLDREASARMASPALRAASRAQGRHLLRAGAAVLGRRLPTGDAHHAVAMGIVGRAAGASVMEVARWAAYESVAGPAAAALRLLGLDPFATWALVASLDRQVEAVAAESAAAASGPLDRLPAASAPWLDIGAQHHASQEVRLFAS